In Streptosporangiales bacterium, the following proteins share a genomic window:
- the paaN gene encoding phenylacetic acid degradation protein PaaN, with translation MPHPLYDKHRETLDRAVRAIGERTHWSPFPESPSGRVYGETAAAEGEQAFRAYLGERFPLDQPGTDGWVGDERSPYGIELGVTYPHPDVDTLLVEMAAGMKEWRDAGPDTRAAVCVEILHRLNARSFELAHAVMHTTGQAFVMAFQAGGTHAQDRGLEAVAYAYAEMTRTPAEVVWEKPQGKHDPLRMTKRFHVVPRGIALLVGCNTFPTWNGFPALFASLATGNPVMVKPHPRAVLPLAITVAVAREVLAEAGFSADLVTLAAERDGEGLASTLATRPEVRIVDFTGSTAYGEWLEQHARQALVYTEKAGVNTVVVDSTDDFKGLCRNLAFSLSLYSGQMCTTPQNILVPRDGIDTDQGHLSFDDVAQGIAQGVDKLLGDEARAVGVLGAIVNDGVLQRLDKVRGIGRQVLASRTVTHPEFAGATVRTPHLVGVDAGEGAINEEWFGPIAFVIATDDTAQSVELFRDTTRDRGAITASVYSTDENVLADVEEAALQGGVALSCNLTGGVFVNQSSAYSDFHATGANPAANASLTDGAFVAGRFRVVQSRRHLTS, from the coding sequence ATGCCGCACCCGTTGTACGACAAGCACCGCGAGACGCTCGACCGGGCCGTGCGGGCGATCGGCGAACGCACGCACTGGAGCCCGTTCCCCGAGTCGCCGAGCGGCCGGGTCTACGGCGAGACAGCCGCGGCGGAGGGCGAGCAGGCGTTCCGGGCGTACCTCGGCGAGCGGTTCCCGCTCGACCAGCCCGGCACGGACGGCTGGGTGGGCGACGAGCGGTCGCCGTACGGCATCGAGCTGGGTGTCACCTATCCGCACCCGGACGTCGACACCCTGCTCGTCGAGATGGCCGCGGGCATGAAGGAGTGGCGCGACGCCGGTCCCGACACCCGCGCCGCGGTGTGCGTGGAGATCCTGCACCGGCTCAACGCCAGGAGCTTCGAGCTCGCCCACGCCGTCATGCACACGACAGGGCAGGCGTTCGTCATGGCGTTCCAGGCCGGCGGCACGCACGCGCAGGACCGCGGGCTGGAAGCGGTCGCGTACGCGTACGCGGAGATGACCCGCACGCCGGCCGAGGTGGTCTGGGAGAAGCCGCAGGGCAAGCACGACCCGCTGCGGATGACGAAGCGGTTCCACGTCGTGCCGCGCGGCATCGCCCTGCTCGTCGGCTGCAACACCTTCCCGACCTGGAACGGCTTCCCGGCTCTGTTCGCCAGCCTCGCGACGGGCAACCCGGTCATGGTGAAGCCGCACCCACGCGCCGTCCTGCCACTCGCGATCACGGTCGCCGTCGCACGCGAGGTGCTCGCCGAGGCGGGCTTCTCGGCCGACCTCGTCACCCTCGCGGCCGAGCGCGACGGGGAGGGACTCGCGTCCACGCTGGCCACGCGTCCCGAGGTGCGCATCGTCGACTTCACCGGTTCGACGGCGTACGGCGAGTGGCTCGAGCAGCACGCGCGCCAGGCGCTGGTCTACACGGAGAAGGCGGGTGTCAACACCGTCGTCGTCGACTCCACCGACGACTTCAAGGGGTTGTGCCGCAACCTCGCGTTCTCGCTGTCGCTGTACTCGGGCCAGATGTGCACGACCCCGCAGAACATCCTGGTACCCCGCGACGGCATCGACACCGACCAGGGACACCTGTCGTTCGACGACGTCGCGCAGGGCATCGCGCAGGGCGTCGACAAGCTGCTCGGCGACGAGGCGCGCGCGGTCGGCGTGCTCGGCGCGATCGTGAACGACGGCGTGCTGCAGCGGCTCGACAAGGTCCGCGGCATCGGCCGCCAGGTGCTGGCGTCCCGCACGGTCACGCACCCGGAGTTCGCCGGCGCGACCGTCCGCACGCCGCACCTGGTCGGCGTCGACGCGGGCGAGGGCGCGATCAACGAGGAGTGGTTCGGGCCGATCGCGTTCGTCATCGCCACCGACGACACCGCGCAGAGTGTCGAGCTGTTCCGCGACACCACCCGCGACCGCGGTGCCATCACCGCGTCGGTGTACTCCACCGACGAGAACGTACTCGCCGACGTCGAGGAGGCCGCGCTGCAGGGCGGCGTCGCCCTGTCGTGCAACCTCACCGGCGGGGTGTTCGTGAACCAGTCGTCGGCCTACTCCGACTTCCACGCCACGGGCGCCAACCCCGCGGCCAACGCGAGCCTCACCGACGGCGCGTTCGTCGCAGGGCGGTTCCGCGTCGTGCAGTCCCGCCGTCACCTCACGAGTTGA
- the paaK gene encoding phenylacetate-CoA oxygenase/reductase subunit PaaK produces MTTATPAQVRPHAPVFHELRVAAVEPLTDDAYAVTLDVPGELAEAFAYEAGQHVNVRCLAAGDDTRRSYSLCTPAGSGVLRIGVKRLPGGAFSSYVGERLRPGDTLEVMTPTGRFTPALDPGRAVHYGLVAAGSGITPLLSIAATALAVEPASSVTLFYGNRTSRSVMFVEELSDLKNRYPDRFAVVHVLSREPQQVELFSGRLDPDRFGRLLDALCPAESVDEWFCCGPFAMVRDLRGLLRDRGATRVHVELFHADAVPTPPAPAPASVSGDRSTVTAVLAGRATTFTLGEHDMPVLEAMLRERGDAPYACRGGVCGTCRARLLEGEVRMDQNYALEDDELRQGFVLTCQSHPVTPTVRLEYDT; encoded by the coding sequence ATGACCACCGCCACGCCCGCCCAGGTGAGGCCGCACGCGCCGGTGTTCCACGAGCTGCGGGTCGCCGCCGTCGAGCCGCTGACCGACGACGCGTACGCCGTGACGCTGGACGTGCCCGGCGAGCTGGCTGAGGCGTTCGCGTACGAGGCCGGCCAACACGTCAACGTGCGCTGCCTCGCGGCGGGCGACGACACGAGGCGCAGCTACTCGCTCTGCACGCCCGCCGGGTCCGGCGTACTACGCATCGGGGTGAAGCGGCTGCCGGGCGGCGCGTTCTCGTCGTACGTCGGCGAGCGGCTGCGACCCGGCGACACCCTGGAGGTGATGACGCCGACGGGACGGTTCACGCCGGCGCTCGATCCCGGCCGCGCCGTGCACTACGGGCTCGTCGCGGCGGGCAGCGGTATCACGCCGCTGCTGTCGATCGCTGCCACGGCGCTCGCGGTCGAACCGGCGAGCTCGGTGACACTCTTCTACGGCAACCGGACGAGCCGGTCGGTCATGTTCGTCGAGGAGCTGTCCGACCTGAAGAACCGGTACCCCGACCGCTTCGCGGTCGTGCACGTGCTGTCGCGGGAACCGCAGCAGGTCGAGCTGTTCTCCGGCCGGCTCGACCCGGACCGGTTCGGCCGCCTCCTCGACGCGCTGTGCCCCGCCGAGTCGGTCGACGAGTGGTTCTGCTGCGGGCCGTTCGCCATGGTGCGCGACCTGCGCGGGCTGCTGCGCGACCGCGGGGCCACGCGGGTGCACGTCGAGCTGTTCCACGCGGACGCCGTACCCACACCGCCCGCACCCGCGCCGGCGAGCGTATCCGGTGACCGCAGCACGGTGACCGCCGTCCTCGCCGGCCGCGCCACGACGTTCACGCTCGGCGAGCACGACATGCCCGTCCTGGAGGCGATGCTGAGAGAGCGCGGCGACGCACCTTACGCGTGCCGCGGCGGCGTCTGCGGCACCTGCCGCGCCCGGCTGCTCGAGGGCGAGGTGCGGATGGACCAGAACTACGCGCTCGAGGACGACGAGCTCCGGCAGGGGTTCGTGCTCACCTGCCAGTCCCACCCCGTGACCCCGACCGTACGACTGGAGTACGACACGTGA
- a CDS encoding 3-hydroxybutyryl-CoA dehydrogenase (converts (S)-3-hydroxybutanoyl-CoA to 3-acetoacetyl-CoA) codes for MGAGITHVFLAAASPVTIVESGADAADLARERVAASVRKAEELGKLPDGVTANVLVADLRTTTSLDDLGHRARLVVEAVPEDVGLKQRMLVAAERALPDADLATNTSALPVAEIADALDRPERLVGMHFFNPVPASALVEVVRHDRVDDAVVARTQARVERLGLTPVTVRDSPGFATSRLGVAVGLEAIRMLEDGVASAEDIDTAMRLGYRWPIGPLRLTDLVGLDVRLAVAEHLTRTLGPRFTPPQLLRDMVARGELGKKSGRGFHAW; via the coding sequence ATGGGCGCGGGGATCACCCACGTCTTCCTCGCCGCCGCCTCCCCGGTGACGATCGTGGAGTCCGGCGCGGACGCCGCCGACCTGGCGCGCGAGCGCGTCGCCGCTTCGGTGCGCAAGGCGGAGGAGCTCGGCAAGCTCCCCGACGGGGTCACCGCCAACGTCCTCGTCGCCGACCTGCGCACCACGACCTCGCTCGACGACCTCGGCCACCGCGCCCGCCTCGTCGTCGAGGCCGTCCCCGAGGACGTCGGCCTCAAGCAACGGATGCTCGTCGCCGCCGAGCGGGCCCTGCCCGATGCCGACCTCGCCACGAACACCAGTGCGCTGCCCGTTGCCGAGATCGCTGACGCGCTCGACCGTCCGGAACGCCTCGTCGGCATGCACTTCTTCAACCCGGTGCCGGCGTCGGCGCTCGTCGAGGTGGTCCGGCACGACCGCGTCGACGACGCCGTGGTCGCCCGTACGCAGGCGCGGGTCGAGCGACTCGGCCTCACGCCAGTCACGGTGCGCGACAGCCCCGGCTTCGCCACCAGCCGACTCGGCGTCGCCGTCGGGCTCGAGGCGATCCGGATGTTGGAGGACGGCGTCGCCTCCGCCGAGGACATCGACACCGCGATGCGACTCGGCTACCGCTGGCCCATCGGCCCGCTACGGCTGACCGACCTCGTCGGGCTCGACGTGCGTCTCGCCGTCGCCGAGCACCTCACCCGTACGCTCGGCCCACGGTTCACGCCGCCCCAGCTGCTCCGCGACATGGTCGCCAGGGGCGAGCTGGGCAAGAAGTCGGGCCGGGGATTCCATGCCTGGTAG
- the paaJ gene encoding phenylacetate-CoA oxygenase subunit PaaJ, producing the protein MVTATKARDVAAEVVDPEIPVLTIADLGVLRDVTVDAAGAVEVVITPTYSGCPAMEAIRADIEGALHGAGYTDVRVRTVLSPAWTTDWLTDEGRRKLSAYGVAPPGPATAGTPVTVPLSVRCPRCGSLDTRETSRFGSTACKALHACRACAEPFDALKAL; encoded by the coding sequence ATGGTGACCGCGACGAAGGCACGTGACGTCGCCGCCGAGGTCGTCGATCCCGAGATCCCGGTGCTGACCATCGCCGACCTCGGGGTGCTCCGCGACGTCACCGTCGACGCCGCCGGAGCCGTCGAGGTCGTCATCACCCCGACCTACTCCGGCTGCCCGGCCATGGAGGCGATCCGCGCCGACATCGAGGGTGCCCTGCACGGCGCGGGCTACACCGACGTGCGGGTGCGCACCGTGCTCAGCCCCGCCTGGACCACCGACTGGCTGACCGACGAGGGCAGGCGCAAGCTCAGCGCGTACGGCGTCGCGCCGCCAGGCCCCGCGACCGCCGGCACCCCGGTGACCGTGCCGCTCTCGGTGCGCTGCCCCCGCTGCGGGTCGCTCGACACCCGCGAGACCAGCAGGTTCGGGTCCACCGCGTGCAAGGCGCTGCATGCCTGCCGCGCGTGCGCGGAGCCGTTCGACGCGCTGAAGGCCCTGTAG
- a CDS encoding ATP-binding cassette domain-containing protein yields MADQGPILEAAGVVVDFPGTRALDHVSFALGRGEVHALVGENGAGKSTLVKVLSGIHRPTAGTLRVDGARVTLSSPPDARRAGIGTVHQETNLVPQMSVARNLFLGREPRRHGLLDCAEMNARARAAIEPFGLHVDVRRPLGSFPAGARQLVASAWAISTGARVVVLDEPTASLEPDEVDRLFAAIERLRDEGRSVVYVSHRLQEIERICDRVTVLRDGRVVHTGPLAGVDRLRLVSLMLGQAATASVTVLGGVATEPADPPILRATGLTRRHVLDGVSLDLRPGEVLGLGGLLGAGRSETAKAIAGAMPLDAGQVTVSGTRLRRRSISGAIRAGVSLLPEDRRSDGIIATLSVRDNIVLAALPRLSRAGIVSNARLDRIVETFMTRLRIKATSPHQPVAELSGGSQQKVLLARWLAMNPRVLMLDEPTRGIDVGTKVEVQALIDDLAVDGLAVMLISSDLEELVGNCDRVVVLREGAVVGELTGQEVTESSIMSVLAAS; encoded by the coding sequence GTGGCCGATCAGGGCCCGATCCTCGAAGCGGCCGGCGTCGTCGTCGACTTCCCCGGTACCCGCGCCCTCGATCACGTGTCGTTCGCCCTCGGCCGCGGCGAGGTGCACGCCCTCGTCGGCGAGAACGGCGCGGGCAAGTCGACACTCGTCAAGGTGCTCTCCGGCATCCACCGGCCGACCGCAGGCACCCTCCGCGTCGACGGTGCGCGGGTCACGCTCTCGTCACCTCCCGACGCACGACGCGCGGGCATCGGCACCGTCCATCAGGAGACCAACCTCGTCCCGCAGATGAGTGTGGCGCGCAACCTGTTCCTCGGCCGCGAGCCGCGCCGGCACGGTCTCCTCGACTGCGCCGAGATGAACGCGCGGGCGCGCGCGGCGATCGAGCCGTTCGGCCTGCACGTCGACGTCCGCCGCCCGCTCGGCTCGTTCCCGGCGGGCGCGCGGCAGCTCGTCGCGTCCGCGTGGGCGATCTCGACGGGGGCGCGGGTGGTCGTGCTCGACGAGCCGACCGCGAGCCTGGAGCCGGACGAGGTCGACCGGCTGTTCGCCGCGATCGAACGGCTGCGCGACGAGGGTCGGTCCGTGGTCTACGTGAGCCACCGGCTGCAGGAGATCGAGCGCATCTGCGACCGCGTGACCGTGCTCCGCGACGGGCGCGTCGTTCACACCGGTCCGCTGGCCGGCGTCGACCGGCTGCGCCTCGTCTCGCTGATGCTCGGCCAGGCGGCCACGGCGAGCGTGACCGTGCTCGGCGGAGTCGCCACCGAGCCCGCCGACCCGCCGATCCTGCGCGCGACCGGACTCACCCGCAGGCACGTCCTCGACGGGGTGTCGCTCGACCTCCGTCCCGGCGAGGTGCTCGGTCTCGGCGGCCTCCTGGGGGCCGGACGCAGCGAGACCGCGAAGGCGATCGCCGGTGCCATGCCGCTCGACGCGGGCCAGGTCACCGTGTCCGGCACCCGGCTGCGCAGGCGGTCGATCTCCGGCGCCATCCGCGCGGGTGTGAGCCTGCTGCCCGAGGACCGCAGGAGCGACGGCATCATCGCGACACTGTCCGTCCGCGACAACATCGTCCTCGCGGCCCTGCCCCGGCTGTCCCGAGCGGGGATCGTGTCCAACGCCAGGCTCGACCGCATCGTCGAGACGTTCATGACCCGGCTGCGGATCAAGGCGACGAGCCCGCACCAGCCCGTCGCGGAGCTGTCGGGAGGCAGCCAGCAGAAGGTGCTGCTCGCGCGGTGGCTCGCGATGAACCCGCGGGTGCTGATGCTCGACGAGCCCACCCGTGGCATCGACGTCGGCACGAAGGTCGAGGTGCAGGCGCTGATCGACGACCTCGCGGTCGACGGGCTCGCGGTGATGCTGATCTCGTCCGATCTGGAGGAGCTCGTCGGCAACTGCGACCGCGTCGTCGTCCTGCGCGAGGGCGCTGTGGTCGGCGAGCTGACGGGCCAGGAGGTCACGGAGTCGAGCATCATGAGTGTGCTCGCCGCAAGCTGA